In a single window of the Fusarium falciforme chromosome 3, complete sequence genome:
- a CDS encoding Amino acid transporter has translation MSAPESKDISGTETQPVRTNSNPTVAAEEQSSKKQWWHRNKKSSDEGTNSGPDVAAVQTEEHEVKKPWWHSIKEPGSALQIITAALLAIAIGLIVTTQVEKVPDAARVLISIPGDLWLRSLKAVVLPLIVCSMLLAVTRLREMSNGGSLLAKWVVGYYIITTLISITLSCLMTGLVWAHQFKEVGEDSLRMDDDEESTVDTSERPIHQVVLEMFQSFIPSNVVYAMANDQLLAIIITAIIVGYLIESSQSPIIRVTEEIERMITKIITWLIKMAPIGVFFLILPNLMKLDIGEIGLNLGILIGGTLSTMLIHILVIVPIIFFAFTRMNAYSYWLKISPAWVTAWGSASSAATLPVTLRCAKARGIPATIYKFSCPLGCLINMDGTAIYLPAAVTFLAATQGIKLGPVDYIIVALLSTLASIGVSPIPSASLVLSIMIARSVNVELTGMYAVIVAIDWFLDRFRTAVNVSGDLFAGMIVYKMTGIEDPPEVVDEEAREADLKEQDASNKV, from the exons ATGTCGGCCCCAGAGTCCAAGGATATCTCCGGGACTGAGACCCAACCGGTGCGAACCAACTCCAACCCAACCGTCGCCGCTGAGGAGCAATCCTCCAAGAAGCAATGGTGGCACAGAAACAAGAAGAGCTCTGATGAAGGGACCAACTCTGGCCCTGACGTCGCTGCCGTCCAGACTGAGGAGcacgaggtcaagaagccttGGTGGCACAGCATCAAGGAGCCCGGATCAGCTCTTCAGATCATCACCGCTGCTCTCCTTGCCATTGCCATCGGTCTCATCGTCACCACCCAGGTCGAGAAGGTCCCTGATGCTGCTCGtgtcctcatctccatccccgGTGACCTCTGGCTCCGGTCCCTCAAGGCTGTCG TCCTTCCCCTGATCGTCTGTTCGATGCTTCTCGCCGTGACGAGACTTCGAGAAATGTCCAACGGCGGCTCCCTGCTTGCCAAGTGGGTTGTCGGATActacatcatcaccaccctcaTCTCCATTACCCTCTCATGCTTGATGACGGGCCTGGTCTGGGCCCACCAGTTCAAGGAGGTCGGAGAGGACTCTCtgaggatggatgatgatgaggagtcAACTGTTGACACCTCGGAACGACCCATCCACCAAGTCGTCCTTGAGATGTTCCAGTCCTTCATTCCCTCCAACGTCGTGTATGCCATGGCCAACGACCAGCTgcttgccatcatcatcacagccATCATTGTGGGATACCTCATCGAGAGCTCTCAGTCCCCCATCATCCGCGTCACTGAGGAGATCGAGCGCATGATCACCAAGATCATCACCTGGCTCATCAAGATGGCCCCCATCGGTGTCTTCTTCCTGATCCTGCCCAACCTGATGAAGCTCGACATCGGCGAGATTGGTCTGAACCTGGGTATCCTCATCGGCGGTACCCTCTCCACCATGCTCATCCACATCCTGGTCATCGtccccatcatcttcttcgccttTACCAGGATGAACGCCTACTCGTACTGGCTCAAGATCTCTCCTGCCTGGGTGACTGCCTGGGGTTCTGCTTCGTCTGCCGCCACTCTGCCTGTGACGCTTCGATGCGCCAAGGCGCGAGGTATCCCTGCCACCATCTACAAGTTCTCCTGCCCCCTGGGTTGCCTGATTAACATGGACGG TACTGCCATCTACCTCCCCGCAGCTGTCACATTCTTGGCTGCCACCCAGGGTATTAAGCTGGGTCCTGTTGACTACATCATCGTGGCCCTGCTGTCGACCCTGGCCTCGATCGGTGTCAGCCCCATCCCCTCGGCCTCGCTGGTCCTTTCCATCATGATTGCCCGCTCCGTCAACGTCGAGCTGACCGGCATGTACGCCGTCATCGTGGCCATCGACTGGTTCCTCGACCGTTTCCGTACGGCCGTCAACGTCTCTGGCGATCTCTTTGCTGGTATGATCGTCTACAAGATGACCGGAATCGAGGACCCCCCTGAGGtggttgacgaggaggcccGTGAGGCTGATCTGAAGGAGCAGGACGCCTCCAACAAGGTCTAA
- a CDS encoding Cyclin N-terminal domain-containing protein yields the protein MDSSSTRYLTMEELNKIALEQFVYQPVGRDMIAYLAEAAHHVIACDSTLMPPAPVDPRHNLPTPPRSPEPRTVRSEDGGLPTLEEFITQLVVSSNVQVPTLMSTLVYLGRLKSKLQPMARGLRCTAHRIFLAALILAAKYLNDSSPKNKHWANYSHITTDCYNFGFSRTEVNLMEKQLLFLLEWDLRITEEDLYRDLDDFLEPLRHKIAERHARKMRHREEKRRQKELSAACARYPSPPSSRGHSRSRGATPEQHIRNMSGSISPPGLSYSSSTSSYASSVSSGRAAYSQATTPLEPSEPEPYYYYESQQGSLYDSPVQIVPDVDYPKAHMASSRMLPYEITADEYHQQYQMQDAASKKQQQQRPKRGMWGRLLGGSVAVR from the coding sequence ATGGACTCTTCATCAACACGGTACCTCACCATGGAGGAGCTCAACAAGATTGCCCTCGAGCAGTTCGTCTACCAACCTGTGGGTCGCGACATGATCGCCTATCTTGCCGAAGCCGCCCACCACGTCATTGCCTGCGACTCGACCCTCATGCCTCCCGCTCCCGTCGACCCCCGACATAACCTCCCGACTCCTCCCCGGAGCCCCGAGCCCCGGACCGTTCGATCCGAAGATGGCGGCCTTCCTACTCTTGAGGAGTTCATCACTCAGCTCGTCGTCTCTTCCAACGTCCAGGTCCCCACTCTCATGTCGACCCTCGTCTACCTTGGCCGCCTCAAGTCCAAGCTTCAGCCCATGGCCCGAGGCCTGCGATGTACCGCCCACCGAATCTTCCTCGCTGCtctcatcctcgccgccaagTACCTCAACGACAGCTCGCCCAAGAACAAGCACTGGGCCAACTACAGCCACATCACCACTGACTGCTACAACTTTGGCTTCAGCCGCACCGAGGTCAACCTCATGGAGAAgcagcttctcttccttctcgagTGGGACCTGCGAATTACTGAGGAGGACCTCTACCGcgacctcgacgacttcCTCGAGCCCCTCCGCCACAAGATCGCCGAGCGACACGCCCGCAAGATGCGACACCGCGAGGAGAAGCGACGCCAGAAGGAGCTCTCTGCTGCCTGCGCCCGATACCCcagccctccttcttctcgaggccACTCCCGATCTCGCGGTGCTACTCCCGAGCAGCACATTCGCAACATGAGCGGGTCCATCTCTCCTCCTGGCCTCAGCTACAGCAGCTCTACCAGCTCCTACGCCTCCTCGGTCTCCTCTGGACGCGCCGCCTACTCGCAGGCTACAACCCCTCTCGAGCCTTCGGAGCCTGAGCCCTACTACTACTATGAGTCGCAGCAGGGCAGCCTCTATGACTCGCCTGTCCAGATCGTCCCGGATGTCGACTACCCCAAGGCCCACATGGCCAGCAGCCGCATGCTTCCCTACGAGATCACCGCCGACGAGTACCACCAGCAGTACCAGATGCAAGACGCCGcctccaagaagcagcagcagcagcgtccCAAGCGAGGCATGTGGGGTCGTCTCCTCGGTGGCAGCGTCGCTGTGCGATGA